The nucleotide sequence GGAGGGGGCACGACAACTCGCGGTGGATGTGGCGCCACCGGAAGGAGAATGGGACGCGATCGAAGATCGTATCGCTGGACCGGGGGCGTGGAGGGCAGCGCGGGCCCAAAGCCGTGTGGGTGCGGCCGACGGGATCAGTAGCGGACACGCGACCTTCACGCCCCACTTCGGCGGGGGCGACGATCCCTCGGAGCGAGGCGCCGCGGGAATGCCCGGCTGGGCGGGCGGTCTCCGCTGGGCCGCCGTATTGGTTCTCGCCATCGGACTCTCGTGGGGGCTCGTGAGCCTCCCCTCCTGGCTGGGGGGCCGGTCCGGTGACGTCGCCTCGAGCGCGTCGCCGGCGCCGGAATCCAACGCTCGCGAGCTCGTGGGCGCGCGTACCGCGGCCCTCCTCGAAGGCGCGTACGCCCCCTCCATCTCCGAGCTCCAGCGGATCCTCGCCGACACGCGCGACCAGCTCGACCCGGAGACGGTTCAGGTCGTGGACGAAAACCTCGCCGTCATCGAAGAGGCGATCGCGCGGGTGCGCGCCGCACTGGAGTCGGATCCCGCGAGCGCGCCGGCGCTCCGGTCCCTCGACTCACTTTTCAACGCGCAGCTCCGGGTCCTCCGGGTCGCGGCAGCACTGCCTCGTGAAATCTGAACCCCAAGGAGAACCTTCCATGGTGCGGCATTCGAAAGGTGCGGCGCTCGCGAGGATGGCCGGTGTGGCGTTGCTGGCCGCCTGGACCGCTGTCCCCCTCCTCGGGCAGGACATTCCGATCAACGAATTGCGCCCGCTTGGTCCGGGCGGGACAGTTCAGATCGACGTCATTCAGCACTCGATCACCATCGAGGTCTGGAATCGGAACGAGGTCGAAGTGAGGGGGCAATACAACCCCGCCTTCGAGCAGCTCGACATTGACGCCGACGCCGAATCCTTCTCTTTGGAGATCGACCGGCGGAATATCCGCGGGAATGGAGGCGGCGGCACACTCACGGTCCGAATTCCAGCGGGCGTGGAGCTCGACGCGGAATCCGTTTCCGGAGAGGTACGGGCGACGGGAAACGCCAACTCGGTCTCCCTCGAGAGCGTGAGTGGTTCCGTTACTTACGCGGGGGATTCCCCCGAGGTGCGCCTGAGCTCGGTCTCGGGCTCCGTGAGTTACGCGGGGACGGCGGCGGAAGCCCAGCTGGAGAGCGTGAGCGGGAGCGTGCGCCTGGAGGGGAATGTGGGAGCGTTGGACGCCGAATCCGTGAGCGGGGCCGTGACCGTCATTTCGGGGACGCCCGTGCGTGAGTTGGACCTCGAGACCGTTTCGGGGTCAGTGACCTTCACCGGATCCCTCGCTCCGGGAGGCGAAATCGCCATCGAGAGCTTCTCGGGGCGCGTCGAGATGGCGCTCGACCCCGCCACGGCCGCCCGCTTCGAGCTGGAGACCCTTTCGGGATCCATCAGCGTCGCGCTTCCCGGAGTGCCGGACGACATCGCCCGGAGCGGCCGTTTCGGTCCCTCCGAGACGGCCACCTTCGTGACTGGAAACGGGAACGGGTCCGTCGAGGCCTCAACCCTCTCGGGGAGCATCGTCATTCGGGCGAGGTGAGGTCGCGGCCCGCGGCGCCTTGGTCCCATGAACCCCGGGGATTAACATTCCCCGCATGGCCAACCAGGAGCCCGACCGCTACCGCCCGGGAGAGGTCGAATCGAAGTGGCAGAGCCGCTGGGAGGAGCGGGGAACGAACCGCTTCACCGAGGCCGCGCTCCGCTCCGCTGCCGCCCCCTATTACAATCTCATGATGTTCCCCTACCCCTCCGCGGAGGGGCTCCACGTCGGAAACATCTACGCTTTCACCGGCGCGGACGTACATGGGCGCTTCCAGCGCCTGACGGGGAAAAACGTTTTCGAGCCGATGGGCTTCGACGCCTTCGGAATCCACTCGGAAAACTTCGCCATGAAGGTCGGCGTCCACCCGATGGACCTGATTCCGAAAAATGTCGCGAACTTCACCCGCCAGCTGCGGCGGATCGGGGGGATGTTCGATTGGGACCATTCGGTGGACACGACCTCGCCGGAATACTACCGGTGGACGCAGTGGCTATTCCTCAAGCTTTTCGACGGCGGGCTTGCGGAGCGGAAGGAGGCCCCGGTCAACTGGTGCCCCTCCTGCAAGACCGTGCTCGCAAACGAGCAGGTGATCGGCGGTCTCTGCGAGCGGTGCGACACCCCAGTCGAGCAGCGGCGGATCGCGCAGTGGTTCTTCAAGACCTCGGATTACGCGCCGCGCCTTCTCGAGAACCTGAAGTCGCTGGACTGGTCAGAGACGACCAAAAAGGCGCAGGAGAACTGGCTCGGGCGGAGCGAGGGCGCGCTTCTCCGCTTCCCCGTCGCTGGACAGGAGGGGCGGGTGATCGAGGTCTTCACGACCCGCCCGGACACCGTCTTCGGCGCGACTTACATGGTCCTCGCCCCGGAGCACCCCCTCGTCGCGGAGGTCACGACCGCCGAGCGGCAAGTTGACGTCGCGGCCTACCAGGAGCGCGTCGCGCGGATGGACCTGGTGACGCGGAAAAAAACCGACAAGTCCAAGACCGGGGTCTTCACCGGGGGTTATTGCTGGAATCCGGCCACGGGGAAAAACATCCCTGTCTGGATCGCGGACTACGTGCTGATGGAGTATGGGACGGGGGCGATCATGGCGGTCCCCGGGCACGACGAGCGCGACTTCGAGTTCGCGAAGGCCTTCGGGCTCCCGATCCGCCGCGTCATTCTGGAGGCCGGCGGAGATCCTGGCGCGCCGCCCGAGGCCGCGTATGCGGGCGAAGGGACGCTCATGCACTCGGGGAACTTCGAAGGGACGCCATCCTCCGAAGCCCGACGCGCGATCACCGAGTGGCTGGGGAAGCGTGGGCTCGGAGCGCTCCGGGTGAACTACCGCCTCCACGACTGGTGCATCTCGCGCCAGCGTTATTGGGGGCCGCCGATCCCGATCGTGTACTGCGAACGGTGCGGGCCCGTCGGGGTGCCGGAGGATCAGCTCCCCGTCGTCCTTCCGCGCGTCGAGGACTTCAAGCCGGACGACTCGGGAGTGAGCCCGCTCGCGCGGGTGGAGTCGTGGTACCGGACCGAGTGCCCGAAGTGCGGGGAGCCGGGACGCCGCGAGACCGACGTCTCCGACACCTTCCTAGATTCGGCCTGGTACTTTCTCCGTTACCCCTCGGCGGACTCGGACGATGTCGCCTTCGACCCGGAGATCACGAAGCGCTGGCTCCCGGTGAACTCGTACATCGGAGGAAACGAGCACGCCGTTCTCCACCTCCTTTATTCGCGCTTCATCACGATGGCCCTGAAGGATCTGGGCCACCTCGAGTTCGAGGAGCCCTTCACCCGCTTCCGCGCGCACGGGCTCATCATTCGCGACGGCGCGAAGATGTCGAAGAGCAAGGGGAACGTCGTCGTCCCCGATCCGATCATCGAGGAATACGGGGCCGACACCTTCCGCCTCTATCTCATGTTCCTGGGGCCCTTCGAGGAGGGAGGCGACTACCGCGACCAGGGGATTCAGGGGCCTTTCGGCTTCCTGAAGCGCCTCTGGGAAACGGTGGTGCCGGTGGAAGAGCTGGGAAGCGGGACGCCGGATCCCACGGTGGAACGGAAGCTCCATCAGACCATCGCGCAGGTGACGGAGCAGCTTCCCGAGCTGGGCTACAACACCTCGATCGCCGCGATGATGGAATACCTGAACGTCGTGCGCGCGGGAGGAAGAAAGGCGGTCCGTGCCGAGGTGGAGCCTCTGGTCCCGATGATCGCCCCCTTTGCGCCGCACATCGCGGAGGAGCTCTGGGAACGCCTCGGCCACCAGGCCGGCCTCTTCGAGGGGGCGAGCTGGCCGGGCTTCGATCCGGAGAAGGCGAAGGAGAACACGATCACCCTCGCCGTGCAGGTGAATGGGAAGGTACGCGGGACGGTGCCCCTCCCCGTGGGGGCCTCCGAAGAGGCCGCGCTCGCCGCCGCGCGCGCGGAGCCGAACGTCGCCCGCCACCTGGAGGATGCGGAGCTTCGCCGCGTCATCTATGTTCCCGACCGCCTGTTGAACCTGGTCGTCGCGCAAGGCCGCTGACGCCCGGGCGGGGCCGCCCGCGCGCGCCTCGCCCCCGCCGCGCCGACCGGGGTCGCCCATTCACTGCGCCACAACCGTCCGACAGCCGAGCCGATGCCTTCCACACGGACCCTCGCCGGTCCCCTCGTCCTTCCCGACGCGCGCACCCTGCGCCTCTCCATCGATGCGGTCCGCGTCCTCTCGATGGACGCGGTGCAGGCCGCGAAGTCGGGACACCCGGGGGCACCGATGGCGCTCGCACCGGCCGGCTACCTCCTCTTCCGGCATCACCTCCGGCACAACCCGGCGAACCCCGAGTGGCCGGACCGCGACCGCTTCGTCCTCTCGGCGGGGCACGGTTCGATGCTCATATACTCCCTCCTCCACCTCACGGGATACGACCTCCCGCTCGAGGAGTTGAAGGACTTCCGCCAATGGGGGAGCCGCACCCCGGGGCATCCGGAGTTCCATCACACGCCGGGGGTCGAGACGACCACCGGGCCGCTCGGACAGGGGGTCGCGAACTCGGTGGGGATGGCGCTCGCCGAGCGGTGGCTGGCGGCACGATTCAATCGCCCGGGGCACACTGTGGTGGATCATTTCACCTACGCGATCTGCTCCGACGGGGATCTCATGGAGGGGATCTCGCACGAGGCGGCCGAGCTCGCCGGGCACCAGCGGCTGGGAAAGCTCGTCTGGGTCTTCGACGACAACGAGATCACGATCGAAGGGAGCACGGAGCTCGCTACCTCGACCGACCAGCTCCGCCGCTTCGAAGGATACGGGTGGCACGTCCAGCAGGTGGAGGACGGCAACGACCTGGATGCGCTCGACGCGGCGCTCCGGGCCGCCCGCGACGAGACGGACCGTCCGTCGCTCATCGCTCTCCGCACCACGATCGCTTACGGAAGCCCGAATAAGGCGGGGACCGCGGAGGCGCACGGCGCCGCGCTCGGTGTGGAGGAGGTGCGGCTCACGAAGGAGGCGCTCGGCTATCCATCGCAGGAGCCCTTCTGGGTCGCGAAGGAGGCCCGGGAGGAGTGGGAGAAAGCGGGACCGAGGGGAGCCGAGCTCGAGGGCGCGTGGCGGGAGCGGATGTCGGCGTATCGGGCTGAGTTTCCCCAGCTCGCGGCGGAGCTCGATGAGTGCCTGGGCGGAGAGCTCCGGGACGGCTGGGAGGCCTCGATCCCGGATTTCTCCGGAGCGGAAAAGGGGGAGGCGACGCGCTCGACTTCGGGAAAGATCCTCCAGGGGCTCGCGGCGGCGATCCCGAACCTCCTCGGGGGATCGGCGGACCTCGCCCCCTCGAACAACACCCTCCTCAAGGGGGCGGAATCGCTCCAGAGCGGGACGCCTGGCGGTCGAAACCTCCACTTCGGGGTGCGCGAGCACGCGATGGGGGGAATCCTGAACGGGATGGCGCTCCACGGCGGGGTGCGCGTATACGGCGGGACCTTTCTCATCTTCTCGGACTACATGCGCCCCTCGATCCGCCTGGCCGCGATCATGGGGCTCCCCGTGACCTACGTGTTCACGCACGACTCGGTCGGACTCGGCGAAGACGGTCCCACGCACCAGCCGGTCGAGCACCTCATGGCGCTCCGCGCGATCCCGAACCTGATGGACCTCCGCCCCGCGGACGCGGTCGAGACGGCAGCGGCCTGGCGTCTCGCGCTGGAACGGAGGGGAGGCCCGGCTTTCCTGGCGCTGACCCGGCAGGGAGTGCCGCCCCTTTCACGAAGGGAGACTCCGGATCCGGGGGCGGTCCTCCGGGGTGGGTACGTCTTCCGGGAAGCGGGGACCGGCGGAGCGGCTGACACAGGCGCGTCGGATGCGGGCGCGCCGAAAGTCATTCTGATCGCGTCGGGCTCCGAGCTTCAACTCGCGGTCGCGGCCTGGAAAACCCTCGAGGCGGAAGGGATTCCGACGCGCGTCGTGAGCCTTCCCAGCTGGTTCGTTTTCTCCCAGCAAGACGACGAATATCGCGAACGTATACTCCCGGCGGCTGTTCGGGCGCGGGTCGCCGTCGAGGCGGGGGCGACGCTCGGATGGCCACGCTGGATCGGTCCGGACGGCGAGGCGATCGGGCTCGACCACTTCGGCGCCTCGGCCCCTGGCGAGCGACTTTTCGACGAGTTCGGCTTCACCGCCACAGCGGTCGTGGAGCGGGCGAAGGCGCTCGTCCGCGAGTTGGATTGACGTCCGGGTACCCCTCCGATAATATCCGCACGCCGCAGCCCCAGGGAGCCACGACAGACACCCGCGCAGGCGGCCCCGCTGCGCCGATCCTGGGCAATCCGGACGGCGCGATCTTCCCGGCCGGGTCGACGTAGGCCTTGCAGCGAAGGACCGTGAAAATGCTCCGGGCCGCTATCCTCTTTCTTCTCCTCTTTGGCGTGTGGCTCGCCCTCTCCGGGCATTACACGCCGCTTCTGATCACCCTTGGACTCCTGTGCAGCGCGGGGATCGTCCTACTCGCCCTTCGGATGAGGATCGTCGACGACGAGGGGCTCCCCCTCGGCATGGCACCGCGGTTCGTCGCCTACATTCCCTGGCTCCTGCTGGAGACGATCCGTTCCAACATGGCCGTCGCGAAGGTGATCCTCTCCCCCTCCCTCCCGATCAGTCCGGTCCTCCTTCGGTTTCGTGCTCGGACGAAGACGGAGCTCGGGCGATTCCTCTTCGGGAACTCCATCACTTTCACACCGGGCACCACCACCTGCGAGATCGACGGGGAAGACCTTGTCGTGTACGCGCTGACGCGTGACTCGGCCGAGTCGTTGCAGGAGGGAGAGATGGTGCGAAGGGTCTGCTGGGTGGAGGGTTCCGAATGATCTTCTCGGCCGCCTCCGTCGCCGTGCTGGGCACCATGTTCATGGCCATGACTCGGGCTCTCAGGGGGCCCACGGTCTTCGATCGCGTGCTGGCCGTGAACATGTTCGGAACGAAGACGGTCCTCCTGATGTGCCTGGTAGGTTTCGCGGTCGGTCGCCCCGAGTTCATGGACGTGGCGATCGTTTACGCCCTGATGAACTTCATCGGGACGCTGACGATCCTGAAGTACTACGAGTACGGCGATCTGGCGGCGACGGAGCCGGCCGAAGACCGCCTGGAAGAGGTGGACTGATGGAAGTCGCCCTCACGGCATTGACCTGGGTGTTCCTCGGGCTGGGCTCGATCCTGATGATCGTCGGCGGAGTCGGAGTCCTTCGTCTCCCCGATTTTTTCTCGCGCATGCACGGGGCGGGACTGACGGATACGATGGGCGCCGGGCTGATCCTGATCGGGCTCATGTTCGAATCGGGGCTGTCGGCACCGACGGTCCGCCTCGTCATGATTCTGCTCTTCCTCTGGTACACGAGCCCCGTAGGGGGCCACGCCCTCGCCAAGGCCGCCCTCTCGAGCGGGGTGCAACCCATCCAGGACGGGGAGAAGCGCTGACATGGAATCCTTGATCGACTACGGCCTCCTGGCGCTTCTCGCGGTCACGGCGCTCGGGATCCTGACGCTTCGGAACCTCTTCGCCGTGGTCATGCTGATGGGGATCTACAGCCTCCTGTCGGCGGGACTCTTCGTGGTCCTCGACGCCCAGGATGTGGCCTTTACCGAGGCGGCGGTCGGGGCCGGGGTTTCGACGATCCTCGCCCTTGGCACCCTCTCGCTGGTGGGAAGGACGCGCAGGGACACGCCAACGATCCAGGTGATCCCGCTCCTGATCGTCGTGGGAACCGGCGCGGCACTCGTGTACGGAAGCTTCGGCCTTCCCGAATGGGGGAGCGCGGAGAATCCAATCCATCACCATGTGGCGCCGCGGTATCTCATCGATTCCGCCGAGGAGGTCGCCGTCGCCAACACGGTCTCCGCGGTGCTGGCCAGCTACCGCGGCTACGACACGATGGGCGAGACGACGGTCGTCTTTGCCGCCATGGTCGGAGTCTTCGCCCTCCTCGTGGCCGGCTCCGGCGCCGCGGCCTCCTCTCGGGGGAGAAAGCCGTAGGTGCAGAAGCAGCCGATCCCCCGCATCGCGACCAAGATCCTGATCCCCCAGATCATGATCTTCGGACTCTACGTCCACTTCCATGGCGATTTCGGTCCCGGAGGCGGATTTCAGGCGGGCGTGATTCTCGCCGGAGCCATCATCCTCTACGCCCTCATCTTCGGACTGAAGGAGGCCCAGCGGGTCCTCCCGATCTGGGCGGTGGTGGGGTGCTCGGCCATGGGGGTCCTCATTTACGCCGGCACCGGCGTCGCCGGACTCCTCCTGGGCGGTGAATTCCTGAACTACAACGTCCTCGCGCACGATCCGATCCACGGACAGCACCGAGGCATCTTGTGGGTCGAGTTGGGGGTGCTGATCACCGTCTTCGGGGTGATGGTGGGGCTCTTTTACGCCTTCGCAGGGAGGGGGCGGCGCCGCGCATGATCACTCTGGGGCATTTCAACTACGTCATCGTCATCGTCCTGATGATGGTCGGCTTTTATGTCCTGATTTCCCAGAACAACCTGGTGAAGAAGGTGGTCGGGCTGAACATCTTCCAAACCTCGGTGATCATCTTCTACGTCTCGGCCGGGAAGATCATCGGAGGAACCGCCCCGATTCTGATCGGGATGGAGGAGCACGGCGCCGCGGAGGAACTCGCAGGGGCAGGAGAAGCGGTCGCCGAAGTCGCCTCGCAAGCCGCGGAGAGCGTCGGGGAGGTCGTCTATTCGAACCCTCTGCCGCACGTTCTCATGCTCACGGCCATCGTCGTCGGGGTCGCCACGATGTCCATGGCCCTCGCGATCATCGTTCGCATCCGGGAGGCCTACGGTACGATCGAGGACGATGAGATCACCCTCATGGACCTCGAGTCGTGATGGGCATGCATTTGCCCGCACTTCAGGTCGTCATTCCCCTGATGGCCGCGGGGTTCGCACTTCTCGCCTGGCGCCCCCGGCTCTCCTGGACCGTCGCGATGGCGGCGAGCATCGCTTCCTTCCTGATCTCGGCCCAGCTCCTTCGGCAAGTCCTCGCGGACGGGCCGATCAGCTACAACCTCGGGGGATGGGAGCCCCCGTGGGGGATCGAGTACAGGATTGATGCGCTGAACGCGTTCGTCCTCTTCCTCGTCTCCCTGATTGCGGTCGTGGTGACGCCGTTCGCGCTCCGGAGCGTCGAGCAGGAAATCGCGGCGCCGCGCATTCCCTTCTTTTACGCGGCCTGGCTCCTGGCCCTGGCCGGCCTGCTTGGAATCGCGATCACCGGAGACCTCTTCAATGTCTTCGTCTTCCTCGAGATCTCCTCGCTGGCGGCCTATGCGCTGATCTCGATGGGGTCGGACCGGAGGGCGCTCTCCGCCGCCTTTCGATACCTCATCGTGGGGAGCGTAGGCGCGACCTTCATCGTCATCGGGATCGGCTATCTGTACGTGATGACGGGCACGCTCAACATGGCCGACCTCGCGGGCCGCCTCCCGGATGTGGCCGATCAGCGCCCGGTCATCGTGGGATTCGCATTTCTCGCGGTCGGGATCTGCCTGAAGCTCGCTCTTTTCCCGCTCCACCTCTGGCTTCCGAACGCTTACACCTACGCGCCCTCGGCCGCGACCCCCTTCATTGCCGCGACGTACACGAAGGTCGCGGTCTACATGCTGCTCCGCGTCTTCTTTACAGTCTTCGGCGAATCGTTCTCCTTCGACCTGATGCGGCTGGATGCGGTCATCCTCCCGCTGGCGCTGATCGGGATCGTCTCGATGTCGCTCGTCGCGATCTTCCAGCCCGACCTGAAGCGAATGCTGGCCTATTCGTCGGTCGCGCAGATCGGATACATGATTCTCGGGATCAGCTTCGGCTCCGTCACCGGGCTCACTGCGGCCACGCTTCACATGTTCAACCACGCCATCATGAAGGGCGCCCTCTTCATGGCGGTCGGGTGCATGGTCTACCGTTTGGAATCGTCGCGGATCGAGGATCTGGCCGGCGTCGGGCGCCGGATGCCGCTGACGATGGGGGCCTTCCTGATTGGCGGGCTCAGCATCATCGGAGTCCCCCTCACCGCCGGCTTCATCTCGAAGTGGTACCTCGTCCTCGGGGCAATCGAGCGGGGGTGGTGGCCCGTCGCGGCCGTGGTCCTCTTCGGATCCCTCCTGGCGGTCATCTACATCTGGCGGATCGTCGAGGTGGCTTATTTCCGGGCCCCCGCTGACGGGACGGCCACGGAACGAGTCGAGGCGCCTCTCCTCCTCCTCGTCCCCACCTGGATTCTCGCGCTCGCGAATCTCTACTTCGGGATCGACGCCAGTCTCACGACATCGGCGGCGTCCGCGGCGGCCTCCGCCGTCCTCGGAGGCGGGCCGTGACCGCGGAGCGCCTCGTCCTCCTCACGCTCGCGCTTCCCACGGTCGGGGCGCTCCTGATCGCGCTGACGGGCCGCTCCCCGAACCTGCGGGAGGGAATCACCCTCCTGACGAGCGGCGCACTTCTCGTCACGGTGCTGAGCCTCCTCCCGGCGGTCCTCGGGGGCGCCCGGCCCGAGGTCACCCTCGTCGAGATGTTTCCGGACATCGCCGTCCGCCTCGCGGTCGAGCCGCTCGGGATGATCTTCGCCTGCGTCGGGGCGATCCTCTGGCCGATCAACTCCCTCTATTCGATCGGTTACATGAGGGGAAACCAGGAGAAGAACCAGACGCGCTTTTACGTCTGCTTCGGGGTGGCGCTCGCTGCCGTGATGGGGATCGCCTTCTCCGGAAACCTTCTGACCCTCTTCGTCTTCTACGAGGTCCTGACCGTCTCGACCTATCCGCTGGTGACCCACAAGGGATCGGAAGACGCCGTGCGGGCGGGCCGGGTTTACCTCGGAATCCTGCTCACGACCTCGATCGGGTTTCTCCTTCCGGCGATCATCTGGACCTGGGCGATCTCCGGGACGGTGGACTTCGCCGCGGGGGGGATTCTTGCCGGTAGCGTCAGCGGACCACTCGTAGGCGTCCTCCTTGCGCTCTTCATGTTCGGGATCGGGAAGGCCGCCCTGATGCCGATGCACCGGTGGCTTCCCGCCGCGATGGTGGCGCCCACACCGGTCAGCGCGCTCCTCCACGCCGTCGCAGTGGTGAAGGCCGGAGTCTTCAGTGTCGTGAAGGTGCTGGTCTACATCTTCGGGCTCGATTTCCTGCGTGCCGAGTCCTCTACCCACTGGCTCATATACGCCTCCGGATTCACGGTGATCGTAGCCTCGATCGTGGCCTTCCGGATCCTGCGGGCCAGGGGCAACCTGAAGCGGATGCTCGCGTACTCGACGATCGCGCAGCTCTCCTACGTGATTCTCGCTGCCGCCATCATGACACAGATCTCGACGGCGGGCGCGGCGCTACACATTGTGGCGCACGCCTTCGGGAAGATCACCCTCTTCTTCGCGGCGGGCTCGATCTACACGGCGGCCCACAAAACGGAGATCTCGCAGCTCGACGGGATCGGCCGGCGCATGCCCTTCACGATGGGAGCCTTCGCGATCGGAGCCCTTTCGATGGTCGGGCTCCCGCCGACGGGAGGATTCATCTCGAAGTGGTACATGTTGGGCGGCGCCTTCGAGAGCGGAGATCTCCTCGCGCTCTCGATCCTCGTGGTCTCGACGCTGCTCAACGCCGCCTATTTCGGACCGATCGTTCATGCCGCCTTCTTCCGGAAGGAGGCGTCGGACCACGACGGGCACGGTCATGGGCACGGTGAAGCGCCCTGGCCCATCGTCGTCGCGCTCACCGCGACGGCGAGCCTGACCGTGCTCCTCTTCTTCTTCCCGGACGTCGCGACGACGCTGGCCCGACAGATTGTGGGACTCACCCCATGACACGAGCCTCGAAACACGATGAAGCCCATCCGGACCGCGAAGTCGAGGTCCCGCGCGTCGAACCGGATTCGACCCATTGGCTGGTCCGGCCGAGCACGATCCGGAAGTTATGGATCGCGATGGCCATCGTCCTGTTCCTGACGGTGATCCCGGACTTCTTTCTCGAGCACCACCCCTACTTCGGGTTCGACGGCCTCCCCGGGTTTTCGGCCGCCTTCGGGTTCGTCGCCTGCGTTTTCATGGTGATCCTCTCCAAGGTCCTGGGGATCTTCCTCAAGCGGACGGACCGGTATTATGGCGATTAGCTTTCCCCCCGGACTGATCCTCCTCGGCGGGGGGCTCCTCCTCCCCCTCCTGCAGGGAAGACTCCGCGAGGCGGCCGTCCTGGTCTTTCCCCTCCTCACCCTCGGCGCGGTGTGGACGGTCCCCGACGGAACCTCACTGGCCGTGCCCTTCCTGGGGTACGAGCTCGCCCTGGTTCACTCGACGACGCTCGGCCGCCTCTTCGCGACCGTCTTCTCGATCATGGCCTTCGCGGGGGGACTCTTCGCCCTCCGTCGCGCCCCCGTGGTGGAGCTGGCGGCCGCCTTCGCCTACGCCGGGAGCGCCATCGGCGTCACCTTCGCCGGTGACCTCCTGACGATGTTCGTCTTCTGGGAGCTGATGGCCGTCGGGTCTACCGTGGTGATCTGGTCCTCCGATCAACCGGGAGCTTACGGGGCGAGCATGAGGTACCTCTCCATTCACCTGATGGGTGGGGTCCTCCTGATGTTCGGGGTGATCGGCCACATCATCGACACCGGATCGGTCGCCTTCACCGCCATGCAGCCGGACAGCCTGGCGCACTGGATGATCCTGGCGGGCTTCCTCGTCAACGCCGGCGCCCCTCCGCTCGGAGCGTGGATCGCCGACGCCTATCCCGAAGCCTCCGCGACCGGAATGGTCTTCCTCTCGGCATTCACGACCAAGACGGCGGTCTTTGCGCTCATGGTCGGATTTCCCGGAGCGGGAATCCTGATCCCGATCGGCCTCTACATGTCCCTGTACGGAATCTTCTACGCCCTACTCGAGAACGACATGCGTCGCATTCTCGCGTACAGCATCGTGAACCAGGTCGGATTCATGGTGACGGCGGTGGGGATCGGGTCCGAGATGGCGCTGAACGGGGCGGCGGCACATGCTTTCACCCACATCATTTACAAGGCGCTCCTCCTGATGTCGGCGGGGAGTGTCCTGGTGATGACCGGCAAGAGGAAGTGCACGGATCTCGGCGGCCTCTTCCGCACGATGCCCTTCACCGCGACCGCGGGAATCATCGGCGCCCTGGCGATTTCGTCCTTCCCCTTCACTTCGGGGTTCGTGTCGAAGTCCATGACGAACCAGTCGGCGGCGGACGCGGCGCTCCTCGTCCCGTGGCTCATTCTGACGGCGGCATCGGCGGGGGTCTTCCTCCATGCCGGCATCAAGTTCCCCTGGTTCGTCTTCTTCCAGAAGGACTCCGGGCTCCGGCCGGCCGAGCCGCCCCTTTCCATGCGGCTCGCGATGGGACTCTTCGCCTTCGCCTGCATCGCCCTGGGCGTCGTGTATCAGCCCCTGTACCGGCTCCTCCCCTACGCGACGGAGTACGAGCCCTATACGGCGCTCCATCTCGTACAGCAGTTTCAGCTCCTCCTCTTCTCCGGGCTTGCCTTCTTCCTCCTCCTCCCGCTCATGAAGCGAACGCGGACGATCAGCCTGGACTTCGATTGGTTCTATCGGCGCTTCGG is from Gemmatimonadota bacterium and encodes:
- a CDS encoding monovalent cation/H+ antiporter subunit D family protein, which translates into the protein MTAERLVLLTLALPTVGALLIALTGRSPNLREGITLLTSGALLVTVLSLLPAVLGGARPEVTLVEMFPDIAVRLAVEPLGMIFACVGAILWPINSLYSIGYMRGNQEKNQTRFYVCFGVALAAVMGIAFSGNLLTLFVFYEVLTVSTYPLVTHKGSEDAVRAGRVYLGILLTTSIGFLLPAIIWTWAISGTVDFAAGGILAGSVSGPLVGVLLALFMFGIGKAALMPMHRWLPAAMVAPTPVSALLHAVAVVKAGVFSVVKVLVYIFGLDFLRAESSTHWLIYASGFTVIVASIVAFRILRARGNLKRMLAYSTIAQLSYVILAAAIMTQISTAGAALHIVAHAFGKITLFFAAGSIYTAAHKTEISQLDGIGRRMPFTMGAFAIGALSMVGLPPTGGFISKWYMLGGAFESGDLLALSILVVSTLLNAAYFGPIVHAAFFRKEASDHDGHGHGHGEAPWPIVVALTATASLTVLLFFFPDVATTLARQIVGLTP
- a CDS encoding monovalent cation/H+ antiporter complex subunit F, with translation MIFSAASVAVLGTMFMAMTRALRGPTVFDRVLAVNMFGTKTVLLMCLVGFAVGRPEFMDVAIVYALMNFIGTLTILKYYEYGDLAATEPAEDRLEEVD
- a CDS encoding DUF4040 domain-containing protein — encoded protein: MESLIDYGLLALLAVTALGILTLRNLFAVVMLMGIYSLLSAGLFVVLDAQDVAFTEAAVGAGVSTILALGTLSLVGRTRRDTPTIQVIPLLIVVGTGAALVYGSFGLPEWGSAENPIHHHVAPRYLIDSAEEVAVANTVSAVLASYRGYDTMGETTVVFAAMVGVFALLVAGSGAAASSRGRKP
- the mnhG gene encoding monovalent cation/H(+) antiporter subunit G, whose product is MEVALTALTWVFLGLGSILMIVGGVGVLRLPDFFSRMHGAGLTDTMGAGLILIGLMFESGLSAPTVRLVMILLFLWYTSPVGGHALAKAALSSGVQPIQDGEKR
- a CDS encoding cation:proton antiporter subunit C: MITLGHFNYVIVIVLMMVGFYVLISQNNLVKKVVGLNIFQTSVIIFYVSAGKIIGGTAPILIGMEEHGAAEELAGAGEAVAEVASQAAESVGEVVYSNPLPHVLMLTAIVVGVATMSMALAIIVRIREAYGTIEDDEITLMDLES
- a CDS encoding Na(+)/H(+) antiporter subunit B — encoded protein: MQKQPIPRIATKILIPQIMIFGLYVHFHGDFGPGGGFQAGVILAGAIILYALIFGLKEAQRVLPIWAVVGCSAMGVLIYAGTGVAGLLLGGEFLNYNVLAHDPIHGQHRGILWVELGVLITVFGVMVGLFYAFAGRGRRRA
- a CDS encoding monovalent cation/H+ antiporter subunit D family protein; its protein translation is MGMHLPALQVVIPLMAAGFALLAWRPRLSWTVAMAASIASFLISAQLLRQVLADGPISYNLGGWEPPWGIEYRIDALNAFVLFLVSLIAVVVTPFALRSVEQEIAAPRIPFFYAAWLLALAGLLGIAITGDLFNVFVFLEISSLAAYALISMGSDRRALSAAFRYLIVGSVGATFIVIGIGYLYVMTGTLNMADLAGRLPDVADQRPVIVGFAFLAVGICLKLALFPLHLWLPNAYTYAPSAATPFIAATYTKVAVYMLLRVFFTVFGESFSFDLMRLDAVILPLALIGIVSMSLVAIFQPDLKRMLAYSSVAQIGYMILGISFGSVTGLTAATLHMFNHAIMKGALFMAVGCMVYRLESSRIEDLAGVGRRMPLTMGAFLIGGLSIIGVPLTAGFISKWYLVLGAIERGWWPVAAVVLFGSLLAVIYIWRIVEVAYFRAPADGTATERVEAPLLLLVPTWILALANLYFGIDASLTTSAASAAASAVLGGGP